One genomic region from Evansella sp. LMS18 encodes:
- a CDS encoding alpha/beta hydrolase produces MRKGFLLKTGGIILLLPFIIYLLFYIFQDSILFYPQPLTQERLDYIEENYEDVNEIILEMADGAAVHGWLAESKNESPSPLLIYYGGNAEEVSYLIKQANNLEKRSVLLMNYRGYGNSEGSPGEAAMFSDALEIYDYISGKETIDDNRIAVMGRSMGTGVAVYVAEQRNLEKVVLVSPYDSLTNVARDRYPFVPVSILLNHQFDNISRGESISTPLLTLIGSEDTIIPPEHSIRLTEAWNGPAEKIIYEDRGHNDIHLAPDYWESIIDFLEN; encoded by the coding sequence ATGAGGAAAGGCTTCTTGCTGAAAACAGGAGGCATTATTTTGCTTCTTCCATTCATTATATATTTGTTATTTTATATTTTCCAGGACAGTATATTATTTTATCCCCAGCCATTAACACAGGAACGGCTTGATTATATTGAGGAAAATTATGAAGATGTCAACGAAATCATTCTTGAGATGGCTGATGGTGCTGCTGTCCACGGCTGGCTCGCAGAAAGTAAAAATGAATCCCCCTCCCCGCTCCTCATTTATTATGGCGGGAATGCGGAAGAAGTTTCTTACTTAATTAAACAAGCGAACAACCTGGAAAAACGTTCTGTATTATTAATGAATTACCGGGGATACGGAAACAGCGAAGGTTCCCCTGGAGAAGCGGCAATGTTCAGTGACGCCCTGGAAATCTATGATTACATCAGCGGCAAAGAAACGATTGATGACAACAGAATCGCAGTTATGGGAAGAAGCATGGGTACCGGGGTTGCCGTCTATGTTGCAGAGCAAAGAAACCTTGAAAAGGTAGTGCTTGTTTCACCCTACGACAGCCTGACGAATGTTGCCCGGGACAGATACCCATTCGTTCCAGTCAGCATTCTTCTTAATCATCAATTTGACAATATAAGCCGGGGGGAGTCGATTAGCACGCCTCTCCTTACACTCATAGGTTCCGAGGACACCATCATTCCACCTGAGCATTCCATAAGGCTGACGGAAGCATGGAATGGCCCCGCTGAAAAAATCATTTACGAGGACAGGGGCCACAATGACATTCATCTGGCCCCGGATTACTGGGAGAGCATCATTGACTTTCTTGAAAACTAA
- a CDS encoding LLM class flavin-dependent oxidoreductase — MKLSILDQSPIPAGKTAAEALMASAELAKEGEKAGYARFWVTEHHDLPGLACSSPEVLLSYIGAHTKTILIGAGAVLLPHYKPYKTAENFNMLANLFPGRINLGLGRAPGGSAEVTMALSDNYLEQVRKFPDSVDELIRFLYKGFPQDHMFSKVNAAPVPAHSPDVWLLGTSGKSADLAAEHGLAYAFGQFMSENDGSEIIERYKNNFQGTAYRAEPETILTVSAICAETEEKAEELALSSLLWKLQSDNPETAGGGIPSLEETLSRTYSEKEKETIENGKKRMIIGDPLQVSAKLKEIKETSGADEIMVNTITHSFEDRINSYRLIAKAILG, encoded by the coding sequence ATGAAGCTTAGTATTTTAGACCAGTCTCCCATCCCGGCGGGCAAAACGGCGGCAGAAGCTTTAATGGCTTCTGCTGAGCTGGCGAAGGAAGGGGAGAAAGCAGGCTATGCGAGATTCTGGGTCACAGAGCATCATGACCTGCCCGGGCTTGCCTGTTCTTCTCCGGAAGTCCTCCTCAGCTATATTGGTGCACATACGAAGACAATTCTTATTGGTGCGGGAGCGGTGCTTCTCCCTCATTATAAACCTTATAAAACAGCGGAAAATTTTAATATGCTGGCTAACCTATTTCCGGGGCGGATTAATCTGGGTTTAGGAAGAGCTCCCGGAGGGTCTGCGGAAGTGACGATGGCTCTGTCAGATAATTATCTCGAACAAGTCAGGAAATTTCCTGATTCTGTTGATGAATTGATCCGGTTTCTTTACAAAGGTTTTCCGCAAGACCATATGTTTTCAAAGGTAAACGCAGCTCCTGTACCTGCTCACTCACCTGACGTATGGCTGTTAGGGACGAGCGGCAAAAGCGCTGATCTTGCAGCGGAGCACGGACTTGCCTATGCTTTCGGACAATTCATGAGTGAAAATGACGGAAGCGAAATTATAGAAAGGTATAAAAATAATTTTCAGGGGACTGCTTATCGTGCGGAACCTGAAACTATTTTAACTGTCTCAGCTATATGTGCTGAAACGGAGGAAAAAGCAGAGGAGCTTGCTTTAAGCAGTTTGTTGTGGAAGTTGCAGAGCGACAATCCCGAAACGGCGGGAGGAGGAATTCCCTCATTAGAAGAAACCCTGTCCCGCACATACTCAGAAAAAGAGAAGGAAACTATTGAAAATGGGAAAAAGCGGATGATTATTGGTGATCCTCTCCAGGTGAGCGCTAAGCTTAAGGAAATAAAAGAGACCTCCGGTGCGGACGAAATTATGGTTAATACGATTACACACAGTTTTGAAGACAGAATTAACTCCTACAGACTTATCGCAAAGGCGATATTAGGCTAA
- a CDS encoding PLP-dependent aspartate aminotransferase family protein yields the protein MDRLDLPAFDTELDKDIYICTHYGENPADHHGAVVPPVYESSLHVFEKYEDFVEAQKDEQKNYLYWRGTNPTVEIAEKKLAALERGGSCKCFASGMAAISAAVLAFLHSGSHIITLGYVYGTSFKLVDYLKEKWQVEHTALDDFSPEALQAAIQENTKVILMESPSSVTFKLVDLSAVAEIAQENNIKTIIDNTWATPLFQKPLLAGIDVVVHSAAKYLSGHSDILAGAVISDNETLKQIFDNEFTLFGAALPPHEAWLLIRGFRTLPVRMKQHEESGLTIARFLQQHPAVKKVNHPGLLENEGYKLGKKQLTGYAGVFSFELLDGSYEKVKQVINSLSFFQIGFSFGSYESLVLSENNGSNEEELRRKGIDPGLIRISPGLESPQSLINDLNDALNSIVR from the coding sequence ATGGACAGACTCGATCTCCCTGCTTTCGATACTGAACTGGACAAGGACATTTATATTTGTACCCATTACGGGGAAAACCCTGCGGACCATCACGGAGCCGTTGTCCCTCCAGTCTATGAAAGCTCCCTCCATGTTTTTGAAAAATACGAGGACTTCGTGGAAGCACAGAAAGACGAACAGAAAAACTACCTGTACTGGAGAGGCACCAATCCGACAGTGGAAATTGCAGAAAAGAAGCTTGCTGCACTTGAAAGAGGTGGAAGCTGCAAATGCTTTGCCTCCGGTATGGCGGCAATATCCGCGGCTGTCCTGGCTTTTCTTCATTCCGGCAGCCACATTATTACTCTCGGCTACGTTTATGGCACTTCTTTTAAGCTGGTAGATTACCTGAAAGAGAAGTGGCAGGTGGAACATACAGCACTGGACGATTTTTCACCGGAAGCTTTACAAGCCGCAATTCAGGAGAATACTAAGGTTATTCTGATGGAAAGCCCCTCCTCTGTTACCTTTAAACTTGTTGATTTGTCTGCTGTTGCTGAGATTGCACAGGAAAATAATATTAAAACAATTATCGATAATACGTGGGCAACTCCTCTTTTTCAAAAGCCGCTCCTGGCCGGAATAGATGTAGTTGTCCATTCGGCGGCTAAATATTTGAGCGGACACAGTGATATTCTTGCCGGCGCTGTTATCTCTGATAACGAAACGTTGAAGCAGATTTTTGACAATGAATTTACTTTATTCGGAGCCGCGCTGCCGCCACATGAAGCCTGGCTGTTAATCCGCGGTTTCCGCACCCTGCCAGTCAGGATGAAACAGCATGAAGAAAGCGGATTAACGATAGCTCGTTTTCTACAGCAACACCCTGCAGTAAAGAAAGTGAACCATCCAGGTCTTTTAGAAAATGAAGGCTATAAGCTTGGAAAAAAACAGTTAACCGGCTATGCCGGCGTATTTAGTTTCGAGCTGCTGGACGGGAGCTATGAAAAAGTGAAACAAGTCATAAACTCATTGAGTTTTTTTCAAATCGGTTTCTCCTTTGGTTCATACGAAAGCCTGGTTTTATCAGAAAACAACGGCAGTAACGAAGAAGAACTGAGAAGGAAGGGGATCGACCCTGGATTGATCCGGATTTCCCCGGGTCTGGAGAGCCCCCAGTCTCTCATTAATGATTTAAACGACGCACTCAATTCTATTGTCCGGTAA